TAAGTATTACtgagacaaaatgtaaagaatcTATTTACGGCATTAATTGTTACTGCACCCATCAGAATTAACCTCTGTACCCAGCTAGTATCTGCCTATTCGTTCTTTTTCTAtgaaagcagatttttttttttttttactactggGGGAGGTTGTTGGAAAGCAGAGTATCTAAATTTAGTCAAGTAATGTATGACTTTCCGTTTAATTTGTATACTTCTGGATTGTATGTGTCACCAGCTCTTATAAGTTAAGTAGATAACGGTGGCTTTTCTTATTAACATGACACTAGTTGTGAGTTAGTTGAGGTTAAAAGATTTGAAGGTTTATAGAGAAGTTGCGCTCTAAAATAAGTCTGATCTTTACATTGAATTTAAATGGGTTTGAAATGATTCCATGCATGTTATTACCTTCTTAGACAAGAGCCATGAAGTCCCAGTTGTTTATGTATATTATAATACTTTATATAATACCTAATAGTTAGAATTAGATAGAATACCTAATATTTCCTTCATATTTCTATATTACCTTTCTTATCAGTTTCAACTATACCACCCGTATGGAAAGGAACACACTCTTACTTACAGCTCAGAAGAGATACTGATTATAGGAGAATATTTTATGACAGAGTGGAAACCGTTGGGCTGGAACAACATGGGCCCAAAAGACTCTTTCAATAAAACTTTAAGATGATATTCTTGATGCTTTAAACTCAACTCAAAGTTATATTCATACTTGATGTCTCTTAGATTGTGTATTATATTTGTACACACTAAGCGCATGCAGTGAAAAATAACAAGTTAAACCAAAATGATGGATTTTAGTGGTAAGGCTTCCTGTTCTGTTCAGTTTaaaaatttgtgaaaaaaaacgGTCTagctttgacttcatggctCTCGACTAAGCTGGAAGAACCCTGCCGGGCgaggggaggaaaggagagctCCGGTggaagttgacctttgacctctcttCAGAGGAGTGACAGGACCCCGACTGCACTCCGACCTCTGGGGACCAACCAATCGCTGGAGCGTGACCTGCCATCGGGGGCGTGGCCTCAGAGAACCTGCTTCTCCTCTCCACTTTTCACATTCTGGGCATTCCAAGTGTCGCTGCGAGCACATATCATCCAGGCACCCCAgggatgaacacacacacacacacacacacacacatgcatataccACACTCATTCAAGTTACTCAACTACTATACTTTAGTACAAATGTGACCTACTTATTTCATGCCGGTTTATACTTTGACTCCACCACATTTCCAaataaaatattgtactttataCTCCCCTACCTCTGTAACATTTCATGGGTGTTTGGCATTAAACCTTCTTCAGCTTTTGTCAATGCAGGATTTGATCATTTTATACTAAAGGATCAAGCTTCCTCTACCAATGCACAGCAGTAGAAGTAGTTTACAGTGTAGAGAAACAACGTATAACTAATGCAAATTAACAGAACTATGAAAAGCTGTACCATCAAGAAGTcatatatatacaaaataaagtttataaaCCATTcttatgtaaatgtattgaGGAGTTTCAAGCAGAGTGTCAAAGTGTAGGTAGTGAGGACTCTAATGGCAACTTCCAGATGCCGCTACAGGCTGGTTTTCATCTCAATCACAAAACCAAACGGCAAAAATATGGTGTTTTTCCTTCCCCACTCTGTAATTCACATGAATATTTGAAGATTTTCACTCAGTGTCAGACTTAGTTCCATACATGCAGCTGGTAGCCCACACGTActgctttatatttttatcCTATTTTGTCTTTGATGTATACCATTACTACTCACTGGGACAGGGATCATTAGCATTTTGACTAAATTTGAAAGTCAAaagtctgcctgtctgcttaGTTTGGCACATTTATGAGTTTTAATATGAGTGATGTGTATGTTTTGTGGCTGCCTGGTAAAAAAGCATTTGCCACATATGAGTTGTTCTTTGCTATTTATGCATTTGAGCATATGACTACTTGCGTATCCTTGGCACAAGGGTACCAAGGATAGAcctattctgtgtgtgtgtgtgtgtgtgtgtgtgtgtgtgtgtgtgtttgtatttgccCTCTATGTGTGACTCAGCTTAGAGCACATCCCATCCGGTAGTGTTGGCTACCATCcgactcaacacacacacaccaatcacacacacacatacacagtctcGACACTgacccagacagacagacagacagaaccagACCGGGCTACACACTAATTACATGCCTGGAATTAGACATAATATCAGCCAGCCGGTTGACTATGGAAACAGGGATGGAGCGCCAAGTTAGGGATATGTGTGCTTTCTGCATGCACTGTATGTTCATGAATGTttatggttgtctgtctgttcgTGTATATTTATGTTCCTGTATATTAGGAATCAAATATGAAGTCAGACAAAAGGAGAAGATCAGGGAGTGCAGTACATAACTTTTTCTCAATAGCCTTTCGGGACAAGTTGGTGCTACAGTATAAGCTCTCCTGACATACAACATGTTGCATCTCTTCTCCGACAGCTATTGGAGCGAGTTTCCATCAGTATTTTAATGATGCTCACTTCCAGAAATGCAAAGTGTTTTCTCCAATGTTTTGCCTAGTTAAGTGTCCTATAGTAGTTTGCACAGTATCCATGGAGAGAGGAGTGTCTGTCTGGAACTGGTGTGGCAGGAAAATGAGGATTTGGGCAGTGTCTTTAAAACCCCACGATGAACAAACATGGTTTTAAGGCATGAGCGGACATCTCATTTTAGAGACAAGGTGCACCTGTAAAAATGTTGTTGAACTGGCTCTACCAACCTTGCACCCTCGTGCCAGCTGTTGGTGTATCCTCTGCAGTCTCCATACTCGTTGGTGAATACACTgcacatttattattcataGCAACATAGTAACTTAATTTGTATATAATGTAGAGACCAGTTTTAAAAACCTAGTGAGAGGCACAAAAGCTAGTTGTGATCAAATCAGTTTATGAAAATATGCTGTATGATAATCTTCTTTCTTACATAAGATTGTTCGCTGACTAACAATATAGCACGTCAGGAACAGTTTTGAGAGATCAAACTTGATACCAAATTCATAAATAACCAGTGCTTGCATTTGGCAAAAATCACGCAGGTTACTATTTCAGATTGAGATTTATTTACTAAAAATAATGTTACCATGGTACAGAGGACAAACATTGTTCACAATAGAATAATAACAAAGCTGTGACACAGAGAAGGAATGATCTAAGATGCTCTTCATGTAGTTAACATGTTACCCTGGatgtatttttcctgtttttcatccATACTACTATCACTGCTGCTCTCCAGTCCCTGTCTGACTCCCTGACTTCATTAGAGCTCATGAACAATGATATAAAAGAAAGAGGCAAGAGTTCAGGCCTACTAAATCCTAAGCGTATGATCCCCTTTAGGACCACCCATGCTAGAAATGTATCACCGTGTTTTAATGAGATTGTTTTATTGATCCCTACAGGGAAATTCTTTCATCGCTTTTCCACCAACCCAGGAAGttcagaggtcagggtcagcGACAGAGCAGCGCCCCTGCAGCTGACATGGATTCGGGGTCTCGCTCGAGAGCACTTCAGCAGGGCAGATGCTTGTCAACATGGGCACCGTGTCTAGGTCATCCGGTGAAAATATAGTCTACCTGACCTCTAGGTCAGGGGTTTCCAATCTAGGCATCCTCAAGTTGTCTCTGGGAAGTCACCAGCTGATGTTTAatgtcatgtttatttaatatcCTTTTTtacaagcctttttttttttttacaaatgtaagCAAACTGCTCATAGCTTATTGAAACGTctgttttgtagttttaccAAATTAAGAGTAATTCTGCTCCCACTTATCAACAATAAGCTCTTCAGCAGGCTTTCTCTGAGACAAAAGTCTGCAAACTATTTGCAGTTATTTTGAGAGCCTATTCTCAATGTAACACTCTTGCCCATAATAGCATGGAGAAAATCTCCGGCTAAATGACACATGCTACTTGAAGTTGTCTTAAGTATGACCAACCAGACCAGGTGAGGCCACATTTCCTGGGATGGCTGCccagaaaataaaataacaacaccCTATGGGCTGAGTGCTGATCTGGACAGACCGCTGCTGAGGGACTAGGGTTTTTCTAACAATGGGTGTGACTATCTGGAGCCACAAAACCCATTTCCTGCTGCGTAACCATGTCAAATTATTGGTCACGAGTTTTcctctcaaaatgtcaaatgctCATGCAAAGCTTCTAAACTAATGTGGCATAAGGTTTTGTAAGAGCTGACTATACTGACAGAAGACTTGTTTGCTTTAtggtaaaagtagaaatatttGAATGCAGGTGATGATTTGTTTGAATGCATTCCATGCGGAAACATATCTGCATTTTTACTTTGATATATCAGTAGAAAATATGGTCTGATTTTACTCACAGTAACTTTAATTTGAAGGGGATTTAAAGGAAAGTATGTTTGGGTAGTGAGCAATAAGGCAGTAAGTCTACTAAGCCCCAAAAGACTGTGTACGTTTGATTTAAAGTGATATAATAGTTAGGATCTTGTTACAAAACAACCTGTTATAAAAGTCTAAAAGCAGCAGAGCCAGTGTAGCTCATTTGGTCCCTGTGTTTTTACTCCTTTACTGGACTTTTTCAGCTCTCTAATGGCCCTAAGTGAATTAGGTCTAATGTATCCTATTATGGTGCAATGAGGGCAGGCCAAAGTCATCAAACTCTTTATTTTGATGgatgtggacacacagactcacacaacCACACGTACATGCCCCCCCCACTCCCCTTCCTACCTCTCTTACCACACACCTCTCCTGACTccaaagcacacaaacacacctcctgACCAGGCGGGCTGCGAGGAAGGAAGTCAATATTTGAGGACTTGAAGCTACCTGGCCTCGTGGTCGAGATCCGCCTCTTACTGTGGGCAAACTATAGAGTTTTCTACAATGCAGCTCTCAGGTTGTTCTGTGTGAGTGTTGCTGTAGGTTATAACACGTCATTACGTTTCCCACTTATGTTGCTATTGGCCCTGAACCCACCATTACGGTAACACTTTACAAATACACAAGTATCGGTGATGTGTGGTTGGCAACCCCCATAACCCTTTCAGATGAGCTCAATAACCCCTTCTTCACCACTCGTCATGTTCCAAATAACCTCTTGTGGATTTGTCACAAACTGGATGTTTAACACTCCTATTTATAGCTATAAGAGTGGATATTGATGTGAATGTTTAGTTGCTTTGATCAAATTGTACAGCTATGTTCATAAATGCTCCAGCTTAAGTGCTACATACTACTCGGAGTAGCAGAAGCTAGTTCTACAATTCATCCatgactgtttttattctaTAGCTTTTAGCTAAATTCAACTATTTGGCTGCCTATTTCAATTACATCTTtataatttcaatttcaacTGCTTAGCCACTGCTTAAAACAATTTCACCATCTATCCAGAATGTACAAACTATATGTTTTGACCATTTATCCATTAAGTATTTCAACAGCTCACTTGCCAACTAGTTTTCATGCAACATTTACTCTCCATTGCTATGTGGTGACAATGAACTCACATTGATGAGCGTCCTACTGGTTACTGTAAATCTATGAAAGATCAGCATCACAccagcatttatttttaatgaaccAATTAACATCAGGTTTAGATATAAACAATGAAATCAAACACTATGTAACATTGTGTGTCCCTCACAATTTCCCTTTAATCCGTCTTTGCATCACCgtccttttttaaatttgactaACAAACATTGTGCTCCATAACAGCACCAGATGTCATCGTGAccaagcagagctgctgtgataTGTAGGAATAGTCACCATCCTGAACGCCCCAAATGCCCCAAAGGTTTCATGCCCACAGCTAGAGGGTAGAATAGGATTGTTCAGTGTTACGTAACAATACAAATATTTGCAGAAAGCAAGCAAAGGAAGCTGACAAACTACGGGACAAAACTCTAAACAGAGATGTTTGCAGGTGTTCCTTGAATATCTATATTTAATCttaaatgcagccatttttcCTGCTACTGCTGAGTTAGTTGTTTAAACTTCTGCAAGGGAAATGTTTAGGAAGTTATGAAGCTATGAACTTTTGAATAACTTTTTGTACCCAGTATATTCAGTTAAAACTGCATATGTAATGGATGACTGCTCCGCAGCTGTTCCAAAATTATGCATTGAGCTATTGTTTACTCTCTGTTGTGTAGAAATGTGAAATACCATGCAGCAGCATTATGTCATTATAGtacataaatcatttttacCATTAGTATAATCATGATTTCTCAGTTTCTCTTCAGGattttttcatgtctgtgaggAAAGTCGTGAGCACAAAGACACGGTGCAGAGCCACACAACTGTTAATTGGTGAGAGATGCGTATTGTCAAGTGTTAAGGGGAGCAGCAGGGGGGTGGTGAGGTAAATGATGGCTTACCTGCAGCAGGAAGCTTTTGATGTAAGCTGTGAGCACTCTGTGGAGCTATCACCATGATTTGCATTTAAGCACTGTCACcttacactcactcacacaggcagacacacaaatacacacatggaACAATTACCTGCTTTTCTCAGGTAATTGTGTCTTGGGAGCAGTCAGGAAATACAAGACTGGCAAACACCAACAGATTAGTGAAATACATGgagtgacaaaacaaaaaggctaCTGACGTTGTAATTTGATTTAAACACAAATGTCTGCGGATTAGTtgggatgtaaaaaaaaaaaaaaaaatcaactggaCATTTTagtaaaaattacaataaaaaaacataaataattaaGGTTTTGTTGGGTTTGCacaaaggaatgaaaaaaaaacccttttaaaattaaatatgtgaAACTGCTGTGGAAGCAGATGGGGCTGTCCATTAGAATCCCAAGCTCACAGCAGTAGCGAGCAGATGTGGCAGGAAGGAAGGCTGGGAGGGAAGACTCTGGAGAGAAATCCAGGCCTTCCCTTCCGTGCATGTATGCCTGGATGATCACACCGAAGAGAAATCTACAATTCAACAAGCACTTCATGTAGGCCAATGCCTGCGAGCCTCGCAGCTGCGGACAGAAATCTGCAAGtatctacagtgtgtgtctttgtgcatcctccctatatgtgtgtgtgtgtgtgtgtgagagagagggaaagagagggggagataaAGATGTGAGGAAAAGGAAGGCGAGGCTGCCATATAAGATTTCCATATTTGTCGGTCTATTATGAAAGGTGCTGTTCTTTTATAATACATCGATAAAATAATTAACTTGTTACTGAGCAGAAAGTAAAGCCTTATTATCATAACATAGAGATGTTAAGATGTCTGCACTGTATCATCTTGTTTCTGTAATAtccataaacataaaaataaaactaggCATGCAATATGATTACTACAATCTCATCAGTCTCCCATTTATGTGTTATTAAAATGCATTCTTTACTTTTCAGGTGTGTAGAAGTGCTTTGTCAACAAATCTGCcccaaagtgctttacaatcGACATATGACATCCTCACATACAGCCTCAGTTTTACTCACTGATTATTTCTGTACAACATGATTATAGAATTAtagtattaataatataaaaggtaattaaaaatgtgctaaaagagaaaaaactaaACGCCACCTGCATGATACGGTCGTAGATTTACTCTTTGGCAGCCCAGTCACGCTTTGAACCCAATTATAAATGTTACAGTAATGGAAATATGTAGGTAAGAATATTATAGTGATATTATAGGAGCCACAAAGTGTGATTAAGTCACCATAAACTCATTATTAAGAATTATAGATTAACTATTGGGCAAATCCTTGGAAACGTTACATTTGCTATTGATCATCTGCATACATTTGATTTTTTGTGTATGTTTCAGCGACATGGACGGTATATTGATGGTGACCTATCCCAGATCCATTCaattacaaatacatttaattcttctctttctctctctgtctctttctttttttttttagccaaaaCAATAATCCCAATTTGGAGGTGTAgtggtttccatggtgatgtGTGCAAACGGTTAATGGGGCAACTGTTAACCTTTGACTGGTTAAAAGCCCCAAgctgagggaggggagggggtggggtggtggtggcggggtgggggggaggttgcagggaaacacacacacacacacacacacacacacactgggatgtcagagagaaaggaaatTCACACTCATTTCCTCCGTGTGGTTTCGGTACAAATCAACAACATCCTGTCCTTTTGTGAATCCTGCCTGCCCTCATGCTGGTTTGCGTTTCAGAGTAGGCGTTATgacccccgcccccccacaccccacacccttctcctctcctcccctccctccttctcctcctccccctcttcttgtcctccgttttttttttttttttttacactaccATAGAAGCTGTAGTCATACCTCTCATTGTTGCAGAGGAAGGAAGGGCACGTCCTTGTTTGCAATAAACGGCTTTAGATAGAACAGGGACACGAGGGGGAGCGGCCATTATTTAACTTAATCGAGCTGGAGCATGTGATCTGAAAGGTCTTGTTGCATCTTGGTATCCTCGTCGAGGGTACGCTGGTGTAAGTGGAAAATAGCCCCCACGTTATACCACTTTATTTATCACTGATATCATATTCCTGCAGATTTATGCTTTGGCTGGGTGCACTTTTTCTAAACTGTAGGCCATGAAAACatcttcatgtttttcattagaAATTCTGGCGGCAgtttatcagaatcagaagaCTATTAAAGATCAGAATCGCCAGCAATGAAAAAAGACGCTAATTCATTGCAGACTTACCCTCCCCACATCCCGCTCCCCCCCTCATCTATTACACAATACCACCATAATCACGTCTCCTTTAACATGTAGCAGGAAGCTGCACAGATAACCGGCTAAAGTAAAGCGAGAGTGGCACCACAGCCGATGAGTCGACTCTTTATTTAAATCAGCCCTGACATTGCCCttgtgaccaaaaaaaaaaaagcccccacctcctccttccctcacccccttctctttctctatctctctctctctctctaacacacacacacacacacacacacacacacgcctcatTCGCCATTTCTTCCCATTCATAAAAATCTCGGCATCGCGCCTGCGCAATGCCATTCGGAGTCCTCCCCATTCATAAAAATGTAACCTCCGCATTTCAGCCCTTCCGAGTCGCTCTGCCCTCCcattcacaaaaaaagagagaaaaaaaacccgaGGCATCTGCGCAGTGCCgtccctctcctttcctctacCCTCCCATTCATAAAAACTCACTTCCCTCCCCCTCGGTGGTTGCAACATCATATCCAAAGCTCTGCGTCCACAACCGCAGTCGCCTTTTACGCACCAGCGAGTGGAGAATAGTGCAAGGGGACCCGCTCTCCTTTCTCCTACCTTGCTCGTATTAATTCCTAATATCTGGACTTACCTTTACTCAACATCTGTGGAGCTACTCACTTGCTCGGACTGGACTATAGCCTGCGCGCAAACGTCGTGCGCAACGAAGAGATGAGAATTTTATCCTGAAACCACAGTAAGTGATCGCCCCTGGTGTTTTCTCATCGCTAAAGGTTTTAAACTTGTGAGCGAGTGGCTGCACAAACCCGAGTATTCAGTCCCGTTGGTGCCTGCGCTCCGCTCTCCCTCTGAACCCGCTGGATCGCAGGCATAAGAAAACGCTCCCTGCAAACTCTATTTTGCAACAAGCTGTTTCCCCCCGACCCGTGTTTGCACTTTGAGTCAATATTTAACCACTGATTTCCTACCAAAAGCAAGGTTGAGGGCGCAGAGAGGGGGAAACggtgttgtgttttaaagcGACACTTGTTCAAaattaggctttttttttttttttttgacagcaaATGCGTATTTTAACATCTTCAGCGCCGCTAtttgtgtcttattttgaaGCCAGCGCCGCGGTAACTCGTTATTCCCCAacctctgtcctccctgaaGCCTGTACATGTTGGAGCCCATCTCGGGCGGCTCGGTTGCGTGTCTCCTTCTCTCGCTCTGCAGCGACCGCCTGGTTGGCGCACCGTGTCGGTTGTGTCAGGTGTTTTTGCCATTAggctttttcttcttttccgaCAGACTCCCAcgaatgtgttaaaatgtgtctttaatcGGCTGCTTTTGGTTGCCATGAGCGGATAACGTCCAGGTATGCGTATCAAACTACGCATTTAACTGCCACCGATTAAACTACCTCCCAGCCGCCTGTCTGGAGGCACACAGTGTACCATTGCCTTTATCAATGTCGGTCTTTTGTCGTTTACAGATATTAAGAGCGAGGTGTTGAAGACGTGGTTACAATGCCTATATAAACATGCTATTTGAGTATGCCGAGCGGCCGCCTCCGGTTTTTATGACTCAGTCCATTCACATATTGAAGGGAGggacgcgcgcacacacgcacttGCACACGCACTGTTCCGGCTTGGAGCTCATAATGGTCTAGATTTGACGATCACAAGCGCTTGTGTCCGTGCCAGCAATGTCGCAACAGGTTTCTCAACCAGGATTTTGCAGATccgaggtaaaaaaaaaagcagaataacaCGACGGTCAAGCAAAGCAGCGTGACTACTGTCACGTCTGTAGATGAAATAGATCATTAATCagccgtaaaaaaaaaaaaaaacgcagcaCGACAGTGTTTAGGTCCCGGAAATAATCATCATAATCCATGCTATGGTCTGAATGtgggttggtttttttttttgtaaaaaaaaaaaagcaaacaaaacccCGCAGATATGGGTCAGTGGAAATGTCGGCGGCGCTGCGTCTCTTGTCTTCaatcatctttttgttttctgtaaagtAGGTTAGGTCTTTGCCGGCTGCCGACCGCTCATCGATGAAATGGATGAAACCGATTTCATTCAGGCTCATCATGACTGGAGCGCATTGATTCATGCTCGCAACGCCGAGTGCAGCCAGCAGCTCTCATTCACAAAAACTTGCAGTTCACAAAATCAGATCCATTCATAAATTCCTAGATTTGGCCCATTTCTCTGATTCAAATAAAGAGTATATTGTACAATgtatatgagagagagagagaaatggtcaGTATGACTTGGTATAAATTCATAACTTGTCTTATTCTACACAAAGACTTCATTTTGGCTTTGTTGAAGTCCCCTTTCTGGCGACAGtcttctctctttgctctgCCTTGTTTTGCATCTTTGAGTCTTTTGCATGCAAGCCTTGCTCTCTGGTGCTCCCTGCTCTTTGGAGGGGAGGCAACGAGAGCCCAACTTGTATTGTTCTAATGTCAAAGTAAGAATGGAGGAGGTTTGAAACCCTGTTGGTATTCAGTCTAAAGATCAAGATCGTTTGGAAACTCTACATTCAGATTATTGCAGAGATCCGGCCTGGAAAAAAAGAACTTCATTGGGAGACTGAAACActttgattttaaagatttgaTAATTGTCTTGAGTGAGTAAACTACTTGTAATATATGTCAAATTTACATGCTGTCAGAGGAATTGATTTGAAATCTATCTGAGATCCCCGTAGTTCTTGGATACTCATTGTAtgatttattgtaattttagtACTTGAATCATGAGATTAAACACTTGTTCATCATCAACGGTGGCAAAGCAAAAGCAGCAGTAAATTATACCATAAAGGGTaaaagaagacattttacaACCTGACCTCCAAAACACACTATCATGTTTGATTAAATGTGAGGTTCAATACATTCAGAGGATGTCTTCTCCTCACATCATGTTAAGGGTTTTGACCTCGACATACCCTGGTTTGGTTAAAGACAAGGAGGGCAAGGTGTTCATATCCTCACACTGTGTTCTTTATAACTAACCTGGCTGACATGCTTTAGACAATTTTGTGATGAATtaacttcatttaaaatgattactGTGTTACTTTCCCCTGTTGCCCTCTGTCATATAACAGTATTCTTTCTTTTTGGTCCAAGCTGAAGTcttatggggaaaaaaagagggaaaaagaaaaagaactcATACCACAGTAGACGCAGCCAGTCATAACTGTCTCTTTTGTATCTGTCTTTTCAGTCTTGCTAAATGCTGCATTAGAGTGAAGACGTGCGAGGCACCAGCCTACACATGGAGTCCAGGGTTCCCCACCACATCCCCGGAGTGTCCTCCTCCCTCATATCCCAGCCCCTGCTGGACAGTCGAGTGCCCTACGGGCGCCTGCAGCACCCCCTCACCATCTACCCCATCGACCAGATAAAGTCCTCGCATGTGGAGAACGACTACATTGACAGCCCCGCCGTTGTCTCCCAGCAGCCACCGAGCCAGAAGTCTGCAAACCGAAGAATCACCTGGCTTGGTCAGAATCAGGAGGCCTTCCTGGGGGCAAACCACAACCATCACCACAATCACCAacatcagcaccaccagcagggcAGGTGCGAGCCGCACCCTCACCAGGACACCACCACCCACCCTTGGATTTCCTTCAGCGGGAGGCCCAGCtctatcagcagcagcagcagcacctcatCTGATCAGAGGTTGCTGGACCACGCAGTGCCCACCCCAACGGTGGACCACCAACCACATCTGCACCCCCACCAGGGCTCCATCAACACAATCACTACCCGAACTCCTGGCTGCTTGACTTCCTCTGAATCGAAagtcctcacctcctcttcctctgcttcctcctgctcctcctcctctaaatCGCTGGACCTCAAGTCTGCAAAAATGCCTGCAGGAGGTGTGTGCACCACTGGAGGACAGCAGGGGTTGGCGTTGATCCCTTCTTCCCCAGCTGAGAAGAAGCACCTCCTTCTCTGCGAGCACTGCGGGAAGTGCCGATGCACGGAGTGTACGCTCCCCCGAACCCTACCCTCTTGCTGGGTCTGCAACCAGGAGTGCCTGTGCTCTGCTCAGAGCCTGGTGGATACAGCCACCTGCATGTG
This window of the Pempheris klunzingeri isolate RE-2024b chromosome 14, fPemKlu1.hap1, whole genome shotgun sequence genome carries:
- the spry4 gene encoding protein sprouty homolog 4, whose product is MESRVPHHIPGVSSSLISQPLLDSRVPYGRLQHPLTIYPIDQIKSSHVENDYIDSPAVVSQQPPSQKSANRRITWLGQNQEAFLGANHNHHHNHQHQHHQQGRCEPHPHQDTTTHPWISFSGRPSSISSSSSTSSDQRLLDHAVPTPTVDHQPHLHPHQGSINTITTRTPGCLTSSESKVLTSSSSASSCSSSSKSLDLKSAKMPAGGVCTTGGQQGLALIPSSPAEKKHLLLCEHCGKCRCTECTLPRTLPSCWVCNQECLCSAQSLVDTATCMCLVKGIFYHCTEDEDDEGSCADKPCSCSQANCCARWSFMAALSFVLPCLVCYLPATGLAKLGQKCYDNVSRPGCRCKNVQGGVSVPACKNGGVEAKVGTLEKQQQGS